In the genome of Petrotoga sp. 9PWA.NaAc.5.4, one region contains:
- a CDS encoding adenosylhomocysteinase, giving the protein MTNLESGKIKIEWVKKHMKVLNYLKELYQSEKPFDGVNVAISIHLEAKTAYLGIVLHELGANVAITGSNPLSTQEDVVEALKSYGLNVHAERTLDETAYWKNIEKILETNPNIILDDGADLGITMINKYPEKLKHLWGICEETTTGVKRYKSLFRENKLPVPVILINDSYMKYLFDNRYGTGQSTWDAITRSTNLSVAGKTVVVGGYGWCGKGIAMRAKGLGANVIITEVDPIKANEAIMDGFNVMTMDRAAAFGDFFVTATGDIDIVTKEHFLKMKDGAVLANAGHFDVEVSVKDLEEIATSKKEVRNGVEEYKLPNGKSVFLLGRGRLVNLVNGDGHPVEIMDLSFSLQLEGAKYIKENHDKLEVNIAPVPYEVDEKIAKIKLKTIGVEIDTLTQKQKDYLNDWR; this is encoded by the coding sequence ATGACAAATCTTGAAAGCGGAAAGATCAAAATTGAATGGGTAAAAAAGCACATGAAAGTGTTAAACTACTTAAAAGAATTATATCAATCCGAGAAACCTTTTGATGGAGTTAATGTTGCAATAAGTATACATTTAGAAGCCAAAACTGCGTATTTAGGAATTGTACTTCATGAGCTTGGTGCGAATGTAGCTATAACTGGAAGTAATCCATTATCCACACAGGAAGACGTAGTAGAAGCTTTAAAAAGTTATGGATTAAATGTCCATGCAGAAAGGACTTTAGATGAAACTGCATATTGGAAAAACATAGAAAAGATTTTAGAAACAAATCCTAATATCATATTAGATGATGGCGCTGATTTGGGAATAACTATGATAAACAAATATCCCGAGAAGTTAAAACATTTGTGGGGCATATGTGAAGAAACGACAACGGGAGTTAAAAGATATAAGTCACTTTTTAGAGAAAATAAATTACCCGTACCTGTAATATTGATAAATGATTCATACATGAAGTATTTGTTTGATAATAGATATGGAACAGGACAATCAACTTGGGATGCAATTACAAGATCAACTAATCTTTCTGTTGCTGGGAAAACAGTTGTAGTTGGAGGATACGGTTGGTGTGGAAAAGGTATAGCCATGAGAGCGAAAGGTTTAGGTGCAAATGTAATAATAACAGAAGTAGATCCTATAAAAGCAAACGAAGCTATAATGGATGGATTTAACGTTATGACGATGGATCGTGCCGCTGCGTTTGGGGACTTTTTTGTAACAGCTACAGGAGATATAGATATTGTAACTAAAGAACACTTTTTGAAAATGAAAGATGGTGCTGTTTTAGCAAATGCAGGCCATTTTGATGTAGAAGTAAGCGTAAAAGATCTTGAAGAAATAGCAACCAGTAAAAAAGAAGTTCGAAACGGTGTAGAAGAATACAAACTCCCAAATGGTAAAAGTGTGTTTCTTTTAGGTAGAGGTAGATTAGTTAATTTAGTAAATGGTGATGGACATCCAGTTGAAATAATGGACCTTTCTTTTAGTTTACAGCTCGAAGGTGCAAAGTATATAAAAGAAAATCACGACAAATTAGAAGTAAATATTGCTCCTGTTCCTTATGAAGTAGACGAAAAAATAGCTAAAATAAAATTAAAAACTATAGGGGTCGAAATAGATACACTTACACAAAAACAGAAAGATTATTTGAATGATTGGCGTTGA
- a CDS encoding Rpn family recombination-promoting nuclease/putative transposase: protein TIWNIETNLINLIEGVKDIPEGMKRYIPSYEYEIYDFSPKSKAKIAGEAYTRLVIEVMRSAFEKDKERFYKAFKLMVELTNKMQDKEKADEVFEICLKYLLDTKDDIEIEEMEKVAKEESVERGELIMSIAEKLREEGIKKGIEKGKLEGEKELAIEILNQRFGKGFDKELEEKIKKANEEEINKIKKNILKITLDELKEILK, encoded by the coding sequence AACGATATGGAACATAGAAACGAATTTAATAAACCTAATTGAAGGAGTCAAAGACATACCTGAAGGAATGAAAAGATACATACCGAGCTATGAATATGAAATATACGACTTTTCGCCGAAATCGAAAGCAAAAATAGCAGGAGAAGCATACACAAGATTAGTAATAGAAGTGATGAGGAGTGCATTTGAAAAAGACAAAGAACGATTTTACAAAGCATTTAAGCTAATGGTAGAACTAACGAACAAAATGCAAGACAAAGAAAAAGCTGATGAAGTATTTGAGATATGTTTAAAATACTTGTTGGATACAAAAGATGACATTGAGATAGAAGAAATGGAAAAAGTAGCAAAAGAAGAATCAGTTGAAAGGGGTGAATTGATAATGTCAATAGCTGAAAAATTGAGAGAAGAAGGTATTAAAAAAGGTATTGAAAAAGGCAAACTTGAAGGAGAAAAGGAATTAGCAATAGAAATACTAAACCAAAGATTTGGAAAAGGATTTGATAAAGAGTTAGAAGAAAAAATAAAGAAAGCAAATGAAGAAGAGATTAACAAGATAAAGAAAAATATTCTGAAAATCACATTAGACGAACTAAAAGAAATTCTAAAATAA